TCCAAATATAACATTTGTGCGTGATAAATAAAACATACTTGTTTCTAAGTTCATATGCAAAACCTTATGAAAACAAATTAATAAGTTTCAGCCCTTAAACTTTATCACTTGATAGCATAAATTGAACTTTCTTTTGATCAAGGCTTTCATAGATTTTCTTTCTCCTATCATAACACGCTTTACATGAGAAACTGCATATATCAAACTATCCCAGGTAGGATTTCCAACATTATTGAAGGCAATATTTTGCAGCCTGGATTACAAATAAGATGTGTCTGGAACAATAACCCAGAATTTGCAGCATACCAATATCAGAAGCCGCCTTGCCTAGAACGATCGAAGAATATACAGCATAGGGAACACTTCATGCAACAGGGGTTTTGCAACAAACATCAAAGATATCATCTAGGGGAGCATGATCTCCGGTCCCTTCGTCTTTTCGTGCGTACAACAACTGTTTACCTTTGAATACGAACATCCCTCCCTGATAAAAGAACCAAATCAAACCTGAATGATCAGCCGGTTAATCTTAACTGAAACACCAATTACGAAGAATGTTGATGCAAATTCTGAAACCTGTTGTAAGACACTGCTTGTATCATCTGGAGTTGCTTTGATGGTATAGTTTTCCATAGCTTTCTTCACTTTGTCAAGTCTTGAGAACACCTTCGCCTGTACATACATATGAAATTTTATATGAATCAATTAATGAGACATCgtctctcaatgaacaacaaaaGTAACTCCTTATAAGCTGAGAATGGAATTTACACTGGCTGGATTGAAAAATGTGCGCCCAAGACCATAGTATAAACCCAGAACATCATATGCctgaaattgaagagatgttCAACACTTGCAATCACAAAAAGAGGGAAATTCAACTAAATGAGCATGATTAATAAGTAAAACATATCTATGAGTTGTCCTGTGTTTTACACACATCTCCGAAACATATCCAGACAGTGGTATAAGGGTATTATCCTCCAAAGACCCTCCAAATACATGGAAATCTTGATAAATATTGAACATATCTATGTCAGACACATATGCGCACCCAATACTCACACTCAAGACGTAAAACTAGCAACATATTACCTTACGTTCAGGATCAGCATAAAGGGAGTCCATTGGAAATGGTACCTGCAAATTCCATGAATGCAATTGTTAAAAAGGACATAGGCAGATGCAGAAATACACGGATGACCGAGAGTGCCAAGTTCAACTTAGGTTTTACAATGAGTAACAAATCAATTTTCATGCTCAATCCATTTCCATAAGAAAGAAGATCACACATTCATATCTACTCAAAAGATGCAATTGTTACATTTTTAGTAACAACCTATCTGATTAATCATATGAGAATAAGAAAGATGAAAAGACATTTCAAGTGTTTAAACTCTATGTTACTTAGACTCAAAGGTAAGTATTGGATATGGGATCCGGCACAAGTTCACCAAATTTTTCTAAGCTTTTTCATATATTCGAAGGATCATACCTCACATCTATATCCAAATATGGATGATTTAGGAAAACTGAATAGTCCGATAACCATAGGTTAAACTATTCTATCAAAGCTTCTTTAGATGTTAAAGCCTTGAAAGTTGACAACATATTTCCAAATTATGTAACATAAACGATTAAGGGAAACCCTGACGAAAAGATGAAGCACGAACTGCTACAAACAGCTAATTGAGCAAACAAGTTAGACTCAAAATTCATGGTCTCCCATTTAAAGCTTTCATAAGTTAGATTGTCGAATAGACTATGAAGAACTCAAGtaatggaaagaaaaaaaaaaaagaaaaccaaaaaaaagaaaaaaagtaatgGAAAAAACATAAGTACCCGCTCTGCAAGGATACGAGCTCTATCAGGAGTACCAACCCCAACAGCAATTAATTTCACACCAGCTGAGTCGAATTTTGGCTTTGCTTCTTTCAAAGCTGAAGCAAGTTCCCAACTTCCAAGAACAAgtataatataaatttatcactGAAAAGACCCAACGGAAAATCTAGTTTCTTAAATTAACAAAGATGGCTcctaaatatgtacatatataccaGCAAAAGCATCCGAAATGCCTCAAAAATGCAACAACCGCTACTCCCTGAATCAATATTAAGCTGCTTGTTAAGAAATTTGGGTTCCCAGAAATTATTGTTTTAAACAAGAGGGATTGAAAATTCAAGCATAGAAATAAGTATTATTACTACCTCGGTTTGGTCCCAGAGGTCTTTGAACAGAACGGGTTGACCCGAAGCGGTGAAAATGGTAACGTCGCTGAGCATATCGCCGATGTTGGTGGGGAATTCAGCGGCAGAGGAAGAAGAGACTCGGGCCATGAAACGAGAGTTACCACCGTTGGCGTTCAAAGTAATATGTTTGGTGGATTTATAGGTAGCTTTCTTTGGAGTAAGGAAGTGAGAAGGAGAAGAAATGACTGTAGGGAATTGGGATCTTGGAGTTGAATAACAGAGAAAAATCCTTGAACAAGTCATCATCGCCATAGACATTTGGAGttcgtttttttatttttttcacggAGCAATGAAAGTTAAGCCAACCGTCGAAGGCGGTGTATCGCGTCTTGTATTCGTTATTTACGTGGCGGAAGTTTGGGCAATATGTATGGTGGATGGCGccaggaaattttttttttttgggggcggGTTTTTAACAACCACTTCCACAGTTCCACTCGACCATTTCTATCTTTGTGTGATCGAAattctgaaaataaaaatataagacttcttttatttaatttcctttaatttcacattttcattTTTGTTAAATTAtacttttttataaatttataaattaggtTTTTACATTAATATTGTAAAAATAAGGTTTAACTTGtaaattagtatttaaattttttttacaagTGGTACCTAATCTATTTTTCCTTTCCAAGTTGATATTTTTCTTAGTTCAATAGTTAATCAAAccattaagtttatttttataaatactcATAAATATCTCTTTGATTTTTtacataattataattataatttcaaaaagaaattaaaatcacACCaatgatttataattttttaagtttttataaaataaaaataataattaattttagaatttttaaattttttatattttagaatttttaattaaaatttcaaaattatagtTAAAAATGTTATAAAAGTACTAAATTGAATGTTTTAACTATAGTTTAGGGATCAAATTGGATATTGACCATTGAATAAATGTGGCACTTCACTTTTTCTGTTAAGGCCATAACGACCATTAACGGACGAGTGACCAAAACGTTATAAGTCAATAATGTTAGTGACCAAAAAGTAACATTTCATAATTTAGTGAAAaaaaatttcaccaaaatttaGTGAACATTTTTATAGTCTTGCTCCTACCAACCCTTTATTTCTTCTTTCTCATTTACTCCTCGTGTCTTCTCTCTTTTCAGTTTGCAGATCTATTTTATAGGTATCTTTGTTGTATTCACAAGTTGTAATGGACAAATGACAACGCCTGTTGTCCGCTAAAACTATACAGGCCACTAATAGTTTTTCTTGGAAAGTGTGTGACTTTTCGTTAGCTTCTTAATCTATTTCTATTTTTGAGAatattttagaataataaatgattttatgAGTCGATTTGGGCCATTGTTGTCttaagttatatatatttttttgcttGTTTTTCCATTGTTTAATATGTTTTCAGTTTTGGAAGTTTTTGTCTACTCTTGTAGCACATTTTTAAGTCTTACTTATGCATGTAACATTAGTATTACAAGTAATTTTAGAGATGGTTTGGTTGCCGTCCTCTCTAGTTTGGTGAATGTTTGACTCTTTTGTCAAATTTTGCTTGTCGCTTTGGACCATCCGGGGTTGGTTTATTTATCGTATTAAGTGCTTACAGTCACTCTAGATATGTCGTGCTTGAGTTGTGACAAAATCAATTGTTAACGTGCCATGATGTTCTATTGATGCTAAGGTTAAAGCCTTTGTCGTGTTTATGGAGCTTGTCCTTCACCATCTACAACGAGTGTTTGTTATTTTTTCTCCCTAAATTGTATGGTTccatttattaaatgaattaatgaatttatCTTTAAAGAAAATAAGGTTAATCTAAATTATATAATGTACCAAACCTTTACGAAAAATACTTTAAATGCCAAAATGGAAAAATGACATACTTTGATATGTAAATTAGATaagaaataaatatgaaaatataattaaaagGGTTGAATAACTTACATTAAGATGACACCAATGAACTAAAGTCATATCACATTAaaattttggtatatatatatatatatatataaatgacctattttttagAGGTGTTGAAAGCAGAGTTTCAGTCATTAAATTTGGTgaataagttcgtaaatattattatttaatatttacgagttaattgtgactttgaaaatattttttatttgataatttatacTATTCGAGGATTAATTAAATTCAAGTGATAAATCTTtgaggtcaagtggttttaaaaaatgaggtTTCGGGACATTGTTTTTATAAATtgagctgtaaatatttttataaatatttaagtaGTGTCATTAAGGtgttattaaagtttcgttgaaaaattttaacgtttcgatagtcaattaattaaaaagaactaaatcgtaaaagatatAAAATCTGATCACTATttaatttgagtgattaaatgggtaattgaataaaggaaaatggacttaaatggtaattagaccattcaaggtgttagtggacaattatgagcttgaatttaatgtttattttaattattaatcaaggttaaaatgataatttgataaattaaattatattaaaaataaaacaattatgcTATCACCTTTGTTCTTTAGTTTTGCCGAAATTGGAGAATGAAGGAAGCATGGATGATAGCTTAAACATTCGGCCAAGTCCTCCTTTACATGTAAGCTAAATTTGagtttatttcttttaatatttatgtttttgatatcgtggCAACTAAGTTCAGCTAGCctgtaccttcgattttgaaactgttaaagattttgaatattGTCATTAATGAACCTTatgattttatatgttaaatgatgaatttgaaatgttggttgatatttaaaagtattttattaagtgatttttgatgaatttttcaattagagactaaattgttaaaatagtaaaagtataAGGACTTGATGTGAAACTGTTGCAATAATGTGTTGTATTTGATGCCATAAGTATTCGACTAGGttcaattttgggtaaaaatggttaatttgcatgttttgggctcaaggactaaattgaataaaagtaaaattttagaggtgattttgtaaaaatgtaaaaaagatcaaattgcatgaaatgaattattttattatctaaattaatatattgaatgaaattattaatttagatcaagatcgggtggaaaatcaagGAAAATAGAACATTACCAAAATGTCCTTAAactttggtatttctgcaatttagccaggtaagttcgtatgaagtgtattatgtataattttgattaaatttaatgttaatatgtgattatattgtgattaaatcattatatatattaGTATGCAATTTACCGTGTTATGAAACGACGTAAATCCAACGACATATGACGATTAAcgagccccatttgaaccttaggaatttgtaggatacaaatgaaatGTCATTAGGGATTACCGATTTTAACTCGTGAGAGCTTACCAATTCTCAGCTCGAATGAGCTTGCCGATTTCATCTTGTGAGAGTTTACCGATTCTTAGCTTATATGAGCTTATCGATTTACTACTCGTGAGAGCATACCAATTCATAGCTCacatgagcatacatgtacaataATTGATGGATTACAGTTTAGCAGACTAtgtgtgagctttcccgagtatccaatgatattttaaatggttcaatgggcaatatTCTGATACGAAATGGTAAGAGTTCAATACGGACTATTAGAGGGACACatatgaattacatggaaatgTTGTTATATAGtatataaaaaattgaattggatg
The Gossypium arboreum isolate Shixiya-1 chromosome 10, ASM2569848v2, whole genome shotgun sequence genome window above contains:
- the LOC108459363 gene encoding thioredoxin-like protein AAED1, chloroplastic; the encoded protein is MSMAMMTCSRIFLCYSTPRSQFPTVISSPSHFLTPKKATYKSTKHITLNANGGNSRFMARVSSSSAAEFPTNIGDMLSDVTIFTASGQPVLFKDLWDQTEGVAVVAFLRHFGCFCCWELASALKEAKPKFDSAGVKLIAVGVGTPDRARILAERVPFPMDSLYADPERKAYDVLGLYYGLGRTFFNPASAKVFSRLDKVKKAMENYTIKATPDDTSSVLQQGGMFVFKGKQLLYARKDEGTGDHAPLDDIFDVCCKTPVA